From Bordetella flabilis, the proteins below share one genomic window:
- a CDS encoding citryl-CoA lyase, with the protein MKIGKATIPVTSISTSNSETIVVRGKDLCQDLIGVASFTDYFHFLVLGRMPDAKSRRVLDATLVAIAEHGLVPSVQASRMTYAAAPDALQGAVAAGILGCGSVILGASEAAGVLLDAIRQRAAGSDIDTAARTVLREYRAAGKAIPGYGHPLHKSRDPRVGRLIEVAREEGIDTTYVDIALALEPAIEEVVGKALKLNVSAAIPALLLGIGFPIAALKGVPILARTAGLIGHLVEEAERPIGFALSYQASQAVEYDGDAPAGFVA; encoded by the coding sequence ATGAAGATAGGCAAAGCGACCATACCGGTCACCTCGATCTCCACCTCGAACAGCGAGACCATCGTCGTGCGCGGCAAGGACCTGTGCCAGGACCTGATCGGCGTGGCGTCCTTCACCGATTATTTCCACTTCCTGGTGCTGGGCCGCATGCCCGACGCGAAGTCGCGCCGCGTACTGGACGCCACCCTGGTGGCCATCGCCGAACACGGGCTGGTGCCCAGCGTGCAGGCCAGCCGCATGACCTACGCCGCGGCGCCGGACGCCCTGCAAGGCGCGGTCGCCGCCGGCATCCTCGGATGTGGCTCGGTGATCCTGGGCGCGTCGGAGGCGGCCGGGGTGCTGCTGGACGCCATCCGGCAACGGGCGGCCGGATCGGACATCGACACGGCCGCGCGCACGGTGCTGCGCGAGTACCGCGCCGCCGGCAAGGCCATCCCCGGTTATGGCCACCCGCTGCACAAATCCCGCGACCCGCGCGTCGGGCGCCTGATCGAGGTGGCGCGCGAAGAAGGCATCGACACCACGTACGTGGATATCGCGCTGGCGCTGGAGCCTGCCATCGAGGAAGTGGTCGGCAAGGCGCTCAAGCTGAATGTCTCGGCCGCCATTCCGGCCTTGTTGCTGGGCATCGGGTTTCCTATCGCGGCGCTCAAGGGCGTGCCTATCCTGGCGCGCACCGCCGGCCTGATCGGACACCTCGTGGAAGAGGCCGAACGGCCGATCGGGTTCGCCCTGTCGTACCAGGCCTCGCAGGCGGTCGAATACGACGGGGACGCACCGGCCGGCTTCGTCGCCTGA
- a CDS encoding LysR substrate-binding domain-containing protein, translated as MELRHLRYFLALAESLNFTRAAERVHVTQSTLSHQIRQLEEEVGQPLFDRSGRRVLMTEAGDAFLAYAQRALKEIDQGLGELKRGRHDVTGVVRIGTTHTFNLGFIPACVALFLARHPTVRLVVEELEADAIINRIESGALDLGVSYRPSAPGALRFEPLFNEELVLAVRAAHGLARRKRIRMIELHREPLVLLPATFATRRLLDECFAAAGAEPDIVAEMNSVASMIGVVARANVGAIVAPNAVARDSGLRMIPLENPTPVRTPGLLFKADHPLDRAAKAFAALVRKQAMGAGGGQAASGS; from the coding sequence ATGGAACTGCGGCATCTCAGATACTTTCTTGCGCTGGCCGAGTCGCTGAACTTCACGCGCGCCGCCGAGCGCGTCCATGTCACCCAGTCCACGCTGTCGCACCAGATCCGCCAACTGGAAGAGGAGGTGGGCCAGCCGCTGTTCGACCGCAGCGGCCGCCGGGTGCTGATGACCGAAGCCGGCGATGCCTTCCTGGCCTATGCGCAGCGGGCGCTGAAGGAAATCGACCAGGGATTGGGCGAGTTGAAGCGGGGCCGCCACGATGTCACGGGAGTCGTGCGCATCGGCACCACGCATACCTTCAACCTGGGTTTCATCCCGGCGTGCGTGGCGCTGTTCCTGGCGCGCCATCCGACCGTGCGGCTGGTGGTGGAGGAACTGGAAGCCGACGCCATCATCAACCGCATCGAATCGGGTGCGCTGGACCTGGGCGTGTCTTACCGGCCGTCGGCGCCGGGCGCGCTGCGCTTCGAGCCCTTGTTCAACGAGGAACTGGTACTGGCCGTGCGCGCGGCGCATGGGCTGGCGCGGCGCAAGCGCATCCGGATGATCGAGCTGCATCGCGAGCCGCTGGTGCTGCTGCCGGCGACCTTCGCGACGCGGCGGCTGCTGGACGAATGCTTCGCCGCGGCCGGCGCGGAGCCGGACATCGTCGCGGAGATGAATTCGGTGGCATCGATGATCGGGGTGGTGGCGCGCGCCAACGTAGGCGCCATCGTGGCGCCCAACGCGGTGGCGCGTGACAGCGGCTTGCGCATGATCCCGCTGGAGAACCCCACTCCGGTGCGCACCCCGGGCCTGCTGTTCAAGGCCGATCATCCGCTGGACCGCGCGGCCAAGGCCTTCGCGGCCCTGGTGCGCAAGCAGGCGATGGGCGCGGGCGGCGGCCAGGCCGCGTCGGGCAGCTAG
- a CDS encoding GntR family transcriptional regulator: MNSPLPLYHKVYLLLRQRLLDGVYATEQALPGENAMAQEYGVSRLTIRRALDTLAQDGLVSRRQGRGTFAQVPAQLAAPQQGASVDALMAHLARMGTHTQVKLLELAVEPAPPGIAARLEIEPGTPVHRSIRVRSYKGEPFSYLQTYVPDGIGHRISKKALASKPLLQIFGDLGVRVSGAEQSMTAVLADPATAECLGVPVASALLNIRRLVRDAAGQPVEYLDARYRPDRFEYRLDMTAHETPGAPVWRPAGPAQT, from the coding sequence ATGAACAGCCCGCTACCGCTTTATCACAAGGTCTACCTGCTGCTGCGGCAGCGCCTGCTCGACGGCGTATACGCCACGGAACAGGCGCTGCCGGGAGAGAACGCCATGGCGCAGGAGTACGGCGTATCGCGCCTGACGATACGGCGGGCGCTCGACACCCTGGCGCAGGACGGCCTGGTATCGCGGCGCCAGGGTCGCGGCACGTTCGCGCAAGTGCCGGCGCAACTGGCGGCGCCGCAACAGGGGGCGAGCGTGGACGCGCTGATGGCGCATCTGGCTCGCATGGGCACACACACCCAGGTGAAGCTGCTGGAGCTGGCCGTCGAGCCCGCGCCGCCCGGCATTGCCGCCCGCCTGGAGATCGAGCCCGGGACACCGGTGCACCGCTCCATCCGCGTGCGCAGCTACAAGGGCGAGCCGTTTTCGTACCTGCAGACCTACGTGCCGGACGGCATCGGCCACCGCATCTCGAAAAAAGCCCTGGCCAGCAAGCCGCTGCTGCAGATCTTCGGCGACCTGGGCGTGCGCGTGTCCGGGGCGGAACAGAGCATGACCGCCGTGCTGGCCGATCCCGCCACGGCGGAGTGCCTGGGCGTGCCGGTCGCCTCCGCGCTGTTGAACATCCGACGCCTCGTGCGGGATGCAGCCGGCCAGCCGGTGGAGTACCTGGATGCCCGCTACCGTCCGGACCGCTTCGAGTACCGCCTGGACATGACCGCGCATGAAACCCCCGGCGCGCCCGTGTGGCGGCCGGCCGGTCCGGCGCAAACCTGA
- a CDS encoding NAD(P)-dependent oxidoreductase, producing MTANEPAQAVGFIGLGVMGRGMAMSLLRRGFEVTVHNRTRAAEAPLAAAGAKTAASPAEIGGQVRVVMLCLSDTQAVQAVLFGPEGLAQTLAAGSCVIDTSTIEAQATRQYARQLAERGIALLDAPVSGGQQAAEKGELSCMVGGELAAFEQCRPYLEAIATRVLRMGDSGAGQVAKACNQVAVSAVLLGVSEAFALARSNGVDPAVVREALLGGAARSFMLEKNAMRLLQGDYRPGFRAELMRKDLRLAVACAQEAGAYTPVAATALQVLQAVCNTGHGQDDWSRVGWLIDTLSTPASADPATGGEPGGGA from the coding sequence ATGACGGCAAATGAGCCGGCCCAGGCCGTAGGTTTCATCGGGCTGGGCGTGATGGGGCGCGGCATGGCGATGAGCCTGCTGCGCAGGGGTTTCGAGGTGACGGTTCACAACCGTACCCGCGCGGCCGAAGCGCCGCTCGCGGCCGCGGGCGCCAAGACGGCCGCTTCGCCGGCCGAGATCGGCGGCCAGGTGCGCGTGGTCATGCTGTGCCTGAGCGATACGCAGGCCGTGCAAGCGGTGCTGTTCGGCCCCGAGGGCCTGGCGCAGACCCTGGCGGCCGGATCCTGCGTCATCGACACCAGTACGATCGAGGCGCAGGCCACGCGCCAGTACGCGCGACAACTGGCCGAACGCGGTATCGCCTTGCTGGACGCGCCGGTCAGCGGCGGGCAGCAGGCCGCGGAGAAAGGAGAGCTGAGCTGCATGGTGGGCGGCGAGCTGGCGGCCTTCGAGCAATGCCGTCCTTATCTGGAGGCCATCGCCACCCGGGTATTGCGCATGGGCGACAGTGGCGCCGGGCAGGTCGCCAAGGCCTGCAACCAGGTCGCCGTCAGCGCGGTGCTGCTGGGCGTGAGCGAGGCCTTCGCGCTGGCGCGCAGCAACGGCGTCGATCCGGCGGTCGTGCGTGAAGCGCTGCTGGGTGGCGCGGCGCGCAGCTTCATGCTGGAGAAAAACGCCATGCGCCTGCTCCAGGGGGATTATCGGCCGGGCTTTCGCGCCGAACTGATGCGCAAGGACCTGCGGCTGGCGGTGGCCTGCGCGCAGGAGGCGGGCGCGTATACCCCCGTGGCGGCCACGGCGTTGCAAGTGCTGCAGGCGGTGTGCAACACTGGCCACGGCCAGGACGACTGGAGCCGCGTCGGCTGGCTGATCGACACCCTATCCACACCGGCCAGCGCCGATCCCGCCACGGGCGGCGAGCCAGGAGGCGGGGCGTGA
- a CDS encoding tripartite tricarboxylate transporter substrate binding protein, with amino-acid sequence MKVLMQRLAAGLLAAASASPVLAQAWTPTRPIEILVGFAPGGSADQIARQLALAVKDTVPVPVVVVNKPGVAGVLAAQDIANAKPDGYKLFVGGGSETTSVGNHQKISYDARSDFRPVLKVARLPSVLAVPVNSPYKDMRALIEAARARPGALSYGSTGEGSLFHSTMLAFEANSGLRFLHVPYKGAADSLTALAAGQLDMAFGAPEELKALMDAGKIRPIALFSKSRAPSMPDIPTVAELGYPVALDNMKGLLAPAGLPDPVYAYLNKVFHDALSSPSWQAYAARSGLTTDYADGPAFQQEIAESYALIGSSLQKIRGATQ; translated from the coding sequence ATGAAAGTCCTGATGCAACGGCTCGCGGCCGGCTTGTTGGCCGCCGCATCGGCCAGTCCGGTACTGGCCCAGGCCTGGACGCCGACCCGGCCCATAGAAATATTGGTGGGTTTCGCGCCGGGCGGTTCGGCGGATCAGATCGCGCGCCAGCTTGCGCTGGCGGTCAAGGACACGGTGCCGGTGCCCGTCGTCGTGGTCAACAAGCCGGGCGTGGCCGGCGTGCTGGCCGCACAGGACATCGCCAACGCCAAGCCGGACGGCTATAAGTTGTTCGTCGGCGGCGGCAGCGAAACCACGTCGGTGGGCAACCACCAGAAGATTTCCTACGACGCGCGAAGCGATTTCCGCCCCGTGCTGAAGGTGGCGCGCCTGCCCTCCGTCCTGGCGGTCCCGGTCAATTCGCCCTACAAGGACATGCGCGCACTGATCGAGGCGGCACGCGCCAGGCCGGGTGCGCTGAGCTATGGCTCCACCGGCGAAGGCAGCCTGTTCCATTCGACCATGCTGGCGTTCGAGGCCAATAGCGGCCTGCGTTTCCTGCACGTGCCTTACAAGGGCGCGGCCGATTCGCTGACGGCGCTCGCGGCGGGACAACTCGACATGGCGTTCGGCGCGCCGGAGGAGCTGAAGGCGCTGATGGATGCCGGCAAGATAAGGCCCATCGCGCTGTTTTCGAAGTCGCGCGCGCCTTCCATGCCGGACATTCCAACGGTGGCGGAGTTGGGTTACCCCGTGGCGCTGGACAACATGAAGGGATTGCTGGCGCCGGCCGGCCTGCCCGATCCTGTGTACGCCTACCTGAACAAGGTCTTCCATGACGCGCTGTCCAGCCCGTCGTGGCAGGCGTATGCGGCGCGCAGCGGCTTGACCACCGACTACGCCGATGGCCCGGCATTCCAGCAAGAGATCGCGGAAAGCTATGCGCTGATCGGCAGCTCGCTGCAGAAGATCCGCGGCGCCACCCAGTAA
- a CDS encoding DUF427 domain-containing protein, whose product MKPVKTPGPDHPITIERNPNRIVVRVGDRVIADTRDALTLREANYPPVQYIPRKDADMSLLERSDHTTYCPYKGDCAYFGIPAGGERTANAVWTYESPHPAVAEIAGHLAFYPDRVDAIEEAPAR is encoded by the coding sequence ATGAAGCCCGTCAAAACGCCCGGACCCGACCATCCCATCACCATCGAGCGCAACCCCAACCGCATCGTCGTGCGGGTAGGGGACCGGGTCATCGCCGACACGCGCGATGCCCTGACCCTGCGCGAAGCGAACTATCCGCCGGTGCAATACATCCCGCGCAAGGACGCCGACATGTCCCTGCTGGAGCGCAGCGACCACACGACGTATTGCCCGTACAAGGGTGACTGCGCGTACTTCGGCATTCCGGCCGGCGGCGAGCGGACGGCCAATGCGGTGTGGACGTACGAATCGCCGCACCCGGCCGTGGCGGAGATTGCCGGCCACCTCGCTTTCTACCCCGACCGTGTCGACGCGATCGAGGAAGCACCGGCAAGGTAA
- a CDS encoding Bug family tripartite tricarboxylate transporter substrate binding protein, with amino-acid sequence MTSSRRAFALAAVALSAGLIIPAAYAQNPPIKLVVGAPPGGTTDTVARSIGANMAKLLGRTVIVENRPGAGGNIAADYVAKSTPDGNTLLVSFNSFSINASLYKNLPFNPRKDFTPISMLASVPSVLVARKDFPANDVEDLIKLAKASPGKYTMALGGIGSSLHMAGERMKMMAGLDIVNVPYKGTTPAVTDLLGGQVDMMFGSTLNVMPHVKSGALKALGVTSTGALASLPGVAPIGDTIKGFESNAWFALFGPANLPADTLARLNDAARKAVAAPEFRRLLEQESAQAVSSTPEDLTKFVNTDIDRYAEVVKFTGATVD; translated from the coding sequence ATGACATCCTCGCGCCGCGCCTTCGCCCTGGCCGCCGTCGCCCTTTCGGCCGGCCTGATCATTCCCGCCGCCTATGCCCAGAACCCGCCGATCAAGCTCGTGGTCGGCGCGCCGCCGGGCGGCACCACGGATACCGTCGCGCGCAGCATCGGCGCCAACATGGCGAAGCTGCTGGGCCGCACCGTCATCGTGGAGAACCGCCCCGGCGCGGGAGGCAACATCGCCGCGGACTACGTGGCCAAGAGCACGCCGGACGGCAACACGCTGCTGGTCAGCTTCAACAGCTTCTCGATCAACGCCAGCCTGTACAAGAACCTGCCCTTCAATCCGCGCAAGGACTTCACGCCCATCAGCATGCTGGCCAGCGTGCCCAGCGTGCTGGTCGCGCGCAAGGACTTCCCCGCCAACGACGTCGAGGACCTCATCAAGCTGGCCAAGGCCAGTCCGGGCAAGTACACCATGGCGCTGGGCGGCATCGGATCGTCGCTGCACATGGCCGGCGAGCGCATGAAGATGATGGCCGGACTGGACATCGTCAACGTGCCCTACAAGGGCACCACGCCGGCGGTCACGGATCTGCTGGGCGGGCAGGTGGACATGATGTTCGGCAGCACGCTCAACGTCATGCCGCACGTCAAGAGCGGTGCGCTCAAGGCGCTAGGCGTCACCAGTACCGGCGCGCTGGCTTCGTTGCCCGGCGTCGCGCCGATCGGCGATACCATCAAGGGCTTCGAGTCCAACGCCTGGTTTGCGTTGTTCGGACCCGCCAACCTGCCGGCCGACACGCTGGCACGCCTGAACGACGCCGCGCGCAAGGCCGTCGCGGCGCCCGAGTTCCGCCGCCTGCTGGAGCAGGAATCGGCCCAGGCCGTCAGCAGCACGCCCGAGGATCTGACGAAATTCGTAAACACGGACATCGACCGCTACGCCGAAGTGGTCAAATTCACGGGCGCCACGGTCGACTAG
- a CDS encoding 3-isopropylmalate dehydratase: protein MTTQPQDTNAPHRVWRLGADVDTDQLAPGAYMKFGIDEIARHCLERVRPDFAGGVRPGDVIVAGPNFGIGSSREQAAAALVTLGVRAVIAPSFSGLYFRNAFNVGLLLLTCPDAEVLGEGDHVAVDLPGSRVVRDDGRILPCAPIPDFLRDMVNAGGLLNLLKRRLADGTLKPHPMRA, encoded by the coding sequence ATGACGACGCAGCCGCAGGACACGAACGCGCCCCATCGCGTATGGCGGCTGGGCGCGGATGTCGATACGGACCAGCTGGCGCCCGGCGCCTACATGAAGTTCGGCATCGACGAAATCGCCCGGCATTGCCTGGAGCGCGTAAGGCCGGACTTCGCCGGCGGCGTGCGGCCGGGCGATGTCATCGTGGCGGGGCCGAACTTCGGCATCGGCTCGTCGCGCGAGCAGGCCGCCGCGGCGCTGGTCACCCTGGGGGTGCGCGCCGTCATCGCGCCCAGCTTCAGCGGGCTTTACTTCCGCAACGCCTTCAATGTCGGCCTGCTGCTGCTGACCTGTCCCGACGCCGAAGTCCTCGGCGAAGGCGATCACGTCGCCGTCGACCTGCCGGGCAGCCGCGTGGTGCGCGACGACGGCCGCATCCTGCCGTGCGCGCCGATTCCCGATTTCCTGCGCGACATGGTGAATGCCGGCGGACTGCTCAACCTGCTCAAGCGCCGGCTCGCCGACGGCACGCTCAAACCCCACCCCATGAGGGCATGA
- a CDS encoding isocitrate lyase/PEP mutase family protein, translating to MMPSTLKESLQAGQSVLAPGVYDALSALIAEQAGFQALYLSGASIAYTRLGRSDVGLTTYTEVEQTLARITERVSIPVIVDGDTGFGNALNVQRTVRGFERAGAAMIQLEDQGFPKRCGHLAGKSVVPAAEMCGKLRAALDARASSDTLILARTDALATEGLDAALDRAEQYLACGVDAIFVEALRTDAHMDAACRRFAGRVPLLANMVEGGMTPVKSAGELAARGFSIVIFPGGTARAVSHMLQRYYGSLHEHGTTAPWRDAMLDFDQLNALIGTPELLALGKKYE from the coding sequence ATGATGCCAAGCACGCTCAAGGAATCACTCCAGGCCGGCCAGTCCGTGCTTGCTCCCGGTGTCTATGACGCCCTGTCCGCGCTCATCGCCGAGCAGGCGGGCTTCCAGGCGCTGTACCTGTCCGGCGCCTCCATCGCCTATACCCGCCTGGGGCGTTCGGACGTGGGCCTGACGACCTATACCGAGGTCGAGCAGACCCTTGCCCGCATCACCGAACGCGTTTCGATCCCGGTCATCGTCGATGGCGACACGGGCTTCGGCAATGCGCTGAACGTGCAGCGCACCGTGCGCGGGTTCGAACGTGCCGGCGCGGCGATGATCCAGCTGGAAGACCAGGGCTTCCCCAAGCGCTGCGGACACCTGGCGGGCAAAAGCGTCGTCCCCGCCGCCGAGATGTGCGGCAAGCTGCGGGCGGCGCTGGACGCCCGCGCCAGCAGCGATACGCTGATCCTGGCGCGCACGGACGCCCTGGCGACGGAAGGCCTGGACGCCGCGCTCGACCGCGCCGAACAATACCTGGCCTGCGGCGTGGACGCCATCTTCGTGGAAGCCCTGCGTACCGACGCGCACATGGACGCCGCATGCCGGCGATTCGCGGGGCGGGTACCGCTGCTGGCCAATATGGTGGAAGGCGGCATGACGCCGGTGAAAAGCGCGGGCGAGCTGGCCGCCAGGGGCTTTTCCATCGTCATCTTCCCGGGCGGAACCGCGCGGGCCGTATCGCACATGCTGCAACGCTACTACGGCAGCCTGCACGAACACGGCACCACGGCGCCCTGGCGCGACGCCATGCTGGACTTCGATCAGTTGAACGCCTTGATCGGCACGCCGGAACTGCTGGCGCTGGGCAAGAAGTACGAATAA
- a CDS encoding LysR family transcriptional regulator, which produces MTLKQLEAFYAAAMSSSFAAAAAQLHLSQSSLSKRIGELEADLGKALFDRRGHRSLLTAAGETLLPMARDILGAVNRARSTVGGSDGLQGVCRFGMGELAAMSWLPRFVARCRRDYPDLRLEPHVDVGQNLEHRVEGGELDFAVVAGWSSRPAVASHTIAEVRYSWAGAASQLQGVRMLTPAHLQEMTVITMPPGAGSTRLFEAWVQENNIAISRRLICNNMGAISGMVAAGIGVSYFPEGWLGPLHEKRAIRAIESQPTLRPLHYSFQCRRDDIRPVVAAMRQRVIEEVDFGALHPLW; this is translated from the coding sequence GTGACGCTCAAGCAGCTCGAAGCCTTCTACGCCGCCGCCATGTCCAGCAGCTTCGCCGCCGCCGCGGCGCAGCTGCATCTGTCCCAGTCGTCGCTGTCCAAGCGGATCGGCGAGCTGGAAGCGGACCTGGGCAAGGCGCTGTTCGACCGGCGCGGCCACCGGTCCCTGCTGACCGCGGCCGGCGAAACCCTGCTTCCCATGGCGCGCGACATCCTGGGCGCGGTCAACCGCGCGCGCTCCACCGTCGGCGGCAGCGACGGCCTGCAGGGCGTCTGCCGCTTCGGCATGGGGGAGCTGGCCGCCATGAGCTGGCTGCCTCGCTTCGTGGCGCGCTGCCGGCGCGACTACCCTGACCTGCGCCTGGAGCCGCATGTGGACGTGGGGCAGAACCTGGAACATCGGGTGGAAGGCGGCGAACTGGACTTCGCCGTGGTAGCCGGGTGGTCCTCGCGCCCGGCGGTGGCCTCCCACACCATCGCCGAGGTGCGCTACAGCTGGGCCGGCGCCGCCTCGCAGTTGCAGGGCGTGCGCATGCTGACGCCGGCGCATCTGCAGGAAATGACGGTCATCACCATGCCGCCCGGCGCAGGCTCCACGCGTTTGTTCGAGGCCTGGGTGCAGGAGAACAACATCGCGATCTCGCGCCGGCTCATCTGCAACAACATGGGCGCCATCAGCGGCATGGTGGCCGCCGGCATCGGCGTCTCCTACTTCCCCGAAGGGTGGCTGGGACCGCTACACGAAAAGCGCGCCATACGCGCCATAGAAAGCCAGCCGACGCTGCGCCCCCTGCACTACTCGTTCCAGTGCCGCCGCGACGACATCCGCCCGGTGGTGGCGGCCATGCGCCAGCGCGTGATCGAGGAAGTCGACTTCGGCGCCTTGCATCCGCTGTGGTAG
- a CDS encoding 3-isopropylmalate dehydratase large subunit: MPSQTLAQKLLAAASGRASVAPGDIVTCQVDLAMFHDSSGPRRLKPMLEALGTGIWDRDKVVLVMDHYVPEADDESRKIVRIARDWAAEQRLPHVYDSVGICHVVVPERGHIRPGMLCVGGDSHSPTGGAFGAYMFGVGSTEMLGVVASGEIWIQVPHTLMMQWDGALGPGVTAKDMMLHMIGRFGMNGGRYQAVEFCGSAVRALSMQERMTLSNMSAEIGSQVGLVAPDGKTAAYLQAAGAGEVELDRWQSDADAPAERYRFDATSLPPHVAAPHSPANSRPIADYPAIPMQVAYIGACTGAKLEDLRAAAQVLKNRRIAPGVALMVAPASARDQQQAEREGVMAVLAQAGASVLPNSCGACSGYGGSIPEGVNVIATTARNFQGRMGPRTAQVYLASPYTVAAAAVAGHIVDPREMLA, translated from the coding sequence ATGCCTTCCCAGACATTGGCTCAAAAGCTGCTCGCCGCCGCAAGCGGGCGCGCCAGCGTCGCCCCTGGCGACATCGTCACCTGCCAGGTCGATCTGGCCATGTTCCATGACTCCAGCGGTCCGCGGCGGCTCAAGCCCATGCTGGAAGCATTGGGCACCGGCATCTGGGACCGCGACAAGGTGGTGCTGGTCATGGACCACTACGTGCCCGAGGCCGACGACGAATCGCGCAAGATCGTGCGCATCGCCCGCGACTGGGCCGCCGAACAACGCTTGCCGCACGTCTACGACTCGGTCGGCATCTGCCATGTCGTGGTCCCGGAACGCGGCCACATCCGACCGGGCATGCTGTGCGTGGGCGGCGACTCGCACTCGCCCACGGGCGGCGCCTTCGGGGCCTATATGTTCGGCGTCGGCAGCACCGAAATGCTGGGCGTGGTCGCCAGCGGCGAGATCTGGATCCAGGTGCCGCACACGCTGATGATGCAATGGGACGGCGCGCTCGGGCCCGGCGTGACCGCCAAGGACATGATGCTGCACATGATCGGCCGCTTCGGCATGAACGGCGGCCGCTACCAGGCCGTCGAGTTCTGCGGCAGCGCAGTGCGCGCGCTGAGCATGCAGGAGCGCATGACGCTCTCGAACATGTCGGCGGAAATCGGCTCGCAGGTGGGCCTGGTCGCCCCCGACGGGAAGACCGCCGCCTACCTGCAGGCGGCCGGCGCGGGCGAGGTCGAGCTCGACCGCTGGCAATCCGATGCGGACGCGCCCGCCGAGCGCTATCGATTCGACGCCACGTCCCTGCCGCCGCACGTCGCGGCGCCCCACAGCCCGGCCAATTCGCGCCCCATCGCGGACTACCCGGCCATCCCCATGCAGGTGGCCTACATCGGCGCCTGCACGGGCGCAAAACTGGAAGACCTGCGCGCCGCGGCGCAAGTCCTGAAGAACCGGCGCATCGCGCCCGGCGTCGCGCTGATGGTGGCGCCGGCCAGCGCGCGCGACCAGCAACAGGCCGAGCGCGAGGGCGTGATGGCGGTTCTGGCGCAAGCCGGCGCCAGCGTGCTGCCGAATTCCTGTGGCGCCTGCTCGGGCTACGGCGGATCCATCCCGGAAGGGGTCAACGTCATCGCCACCACCGCCCGCAACTTCCAGGGCCGCATGGGGCCGCGCACCGCCCAGGTGTACCTGGCTTCGCCCTACACCGTGGCGGCGGCGGCCGTTGCCGGACACATCGTCGATCCCCGGGAGATGCTGGCATGA
- a CDS encoding c-type cytochrome encodes MNRSTSAFLTLATLACAVPLGAARADGDIGRGKAAFAQCAACHSVTGANGVGPHLDGVFGREAGKVAGFRYSPNMQKSTTKWDDKTLDEFLAAPMRVVPGTTMPINVPNAQMRQDLVAYLKSLNAGK; translated from the coding sequence ATGAACCGCAGCACTTCCGCTTTTCTTACCCTGGCGACCCTGGCCTGTGCCGTTCCCCTGGGCGCCGCCCGCGCCGACGGCGATATCGGCCGCGGCAAGGCGGCGTTCGCGCAATGCGCCGCCTGTCACAGCGTGACCGGCGCCAACGGCGTGGGGCCGCACCTGGACGGCGTGTTCGGGCGCGAGGCCGGCAAGGTGGCCGGATTCCGCTACTCGCCGAATATGCAGAAGTCGACCACCAAGTGGGACGACAAGACCCTGGATGAATTCCTGGCGGCGCCCATGCGGGTGGTGCCGGGCACCACGATGCCGATCAATGTGCCGAACGCGCAGATGCGGCAGGACCTGGTGGCTTACCTCAAGTCCTTGAACGCCGGCAAGTAA